Genomic window (Syntrophales bacterium):
TCGCCATTTCAAACACTTTGCGACGGCGCCTCCTCCCGGGGTGTCTCCTCGATTTCCACCCGGAGGACGCGGAGCGTGTCCACCGTCACGAGGGCCCGGTCACCGCGGCAGACGCCCGCCACCCAGAGGATCCCTCCTCGATCTTCAAGAACCGGCAGGATGGATCGCCGGGACCGAGGAGTCTTCCGGTCGGTGAAAATGTCCTGCAGCTTTTTCGTTCCACCGAGCCCCAGGGGGCGGATGCGATCCCCCGGACGGGCGGACCGGACTGTCAGCGGAAAGGCAAGCCTGTCCGCATCGAACAGCGCGACCCGGCCGGTTCCCATCCCCCATGGAGGCTCGACCTGGGACACTTCGAGGCGGCATCCCGCCTCGGGAATGGCGGTCCGTCCCGGCACGTCCACGGGATATTCGTATCCGGCGGTTTCCGGAACCCGGGTCAGGAGGATCAGCCGGCCGTATTCCCGGACGGCCGTGACACCGCCGGGAAGGTGGAGAGCCCCCTGGGGCCGGTCTCCCGCCGCCAGGGCCAGGACCGACTCCGCGTGACCGTACCCGACCCTCCGGCCGGGGGCCAGGGCGTCCAGGAGCGCCTTCACCACCCGGAACCGGACCGCTTCGTGCAGGCCCGCCAGGCCGTCCAAGGGCACCTCGATCCGGGAACCCGTCCGGGCCGGGACAAGCCGCCCCAGGACCTCCCGGACCGTCTCCTCCAGGAAATCGTTCTCCCGGCGGGCGATGTCCGCCAGCCGGGCCAGCCCCTCCTCCACCCGGATATTGTACTGGGACGAGAGGTGTGGCAGGAGGTCCTGCCGGAGCCGGTTCCGGAAAAACCGCTGGTCCCGGTTCGTCGCGTCCTCCCGGAAGGACAGCCCTTCTCTCTTCAGGAACTCCGCGATCTCCCGCCGGGATGCATAAAGAAGCGGCCGCACGAAGAGGCAGTCCCGGACAGGCAGCATTCCCTTCAGGCCATCGAGGCCGGTTCCCCGGACCATGTTCATGAGCACCGTCTCCGCCTGGTCCCCGCGGTTGTGGCCCAGGGCGATGCGGCCGGCGCCCGCGTTTTCGGCGGCTTCCCGGAGAAAATCATAGCGGGCGTCCCGGGCCGCCTCCTCGAGGGACTTCCCGTCCCGGTCCCGCAGGGCCCCCTGCTCCAGGCGGCGGCAGGCCAGGGGCACGCGCAGCCGGTCCGCCAGGGACTGGACGAAAGCCTCGTCCCGGTTCGCCTCCTCGCCGCGGAGACCGTGATTCAAGTGGGCCGCCGACAGGACCCACTTCCGGCCGGAGGCCAGGCGGCAGAGCACCTCCAGGAGGGCCGCCGAATCGGCCCCGCCGGAGACGGCCGCAAGGACCCGCTCCCCTTCCCCGATCATGGAGAAGCGGTCGATGGTCCGGGAAATCCTGCGCAGGAACGGGTCCATGCCTTGTCCTTGTTGCGGCGGATCGGGGCCGGCGCCGCGGGTCTCAGCGGATCAGCGTCACGAGCTCCGCCGGATCCTCGTACGTGCGGTCGGGACGGAGGGCCAGGAGTTTCTCCCGGGGCGTGAGCCCCTTCAGGTACGCACAGCTCAAGGCACCGCCGTTTTGAGCCAGGAGCACGTCGTTGACGCCGTCTCCGATCACGGCGGTCCGGCCGGGGGAAACGCCGAACCGCCGGGTCACCAGGTCCAGCAGGCGGGGGTCCGGCTTGATGAAGGGGGTGCTGTCGGCGCCGATCACCTCGTCGAAATGCCCCGTCAGGCCCAGGGCCTCGGCGATGGGCAGCGCGAAGGAATGGCGCTTGTTCGTCAGGATCACCTTGCGCTTGCCCGCGAAGTGGCGGAGCGCCTCCTCGATGCCGGGGTACGGGCGGGTCGTGTCCAGCATGTGCTCCCGGTAATGGGTGCCGAAATACTCGAGGGCCTCGTCGAAGCGTCCGCCGTCCAACCCGCCCAGGCTGCGCTCGATCAGCACGCGCACCCCGTCGCCGACGAACCGGAGGATCTCCTCAACGGGCCGCTCAGGCAGGCTCAGGCGCCGCAGGGTTGCGTTCACCGATGCCGCAATGTCTCCCCCGGAAGACACGAGTGTGCCGTCGAGGTCAAAAATCAAAAGGTCCGCTTCCATGGTTCGCATATCTCTCCCGCGGGGAAACCGGCGGAAACCGGTCCCCCTCCTTTCCTTTCGTTTGTCACCCGACCCGGGCCAGTTCTAGCCGGCCGTGCCAGCGCTTCAGGAGCACCTCCTTCAGGAGGGCGTGCTCCGGCCTCACCAGCGCCGGATCCCGTTCGGCCAGCGCAAAGGCGTCGGCTCGCGCCTCCGCCAGGATCCTCCCGTCCCGGACGATGTCGGCCACCCGGAAGTCCGGGAGGCCCGACTGCCGCGTCCCCAGGAACTCGCCGGGCCCCCGGATCGCAAGGTCCTCC
Coding sequences:
- the tilS gene encoding tRNA lysidine(34) synthetase TilS, which codes for MDPFLRRISRTIDRFSMIGEGERVLAAVSGGADSAALLEVLCRLASGRKWVLSAAHLNHGLRGEEANRDEAFVQSLADRLRVPLACRRLEQGALRDRDGKSLEEAARDARYDFLREAAENAGAGRIALGHNRGDQAETVLMNMVRGTGLDGLKGMLPVRDCLFVRPLLYASRREIAEFLKREGLSFREDATNRDQRFFRNRLRQDLLPHLSSQYNIRVEEGLARLADIARRENDFLEETVREVLGRLVPARTGSRIEVPLDGLAGLHEAVRFRVVKALLDALAPGRRVGYGHAESVLALAAGDRPQGALHLPGGVTAVREYGRLILLTRVPETAGYEYPVDVPGRTAIPEAGCRLEVSQVEPPWGMGTGRVALFDADRLAFPLTVRSARPGDRIRPLGLGGTKKLQDIFTDRKTPRSRRSILPVLEDRGGILWVAGVCRGDRALVTVDTLRVLRVEIEETPREEAPSQSV
- a CDS encoding HAD-IA family hydrolase is translated as MEADLLIFDLDGTLVSSGGDIAASVNATLRRLSLPERPVEEILRFVGDGVRVLIERSLGGLDGGRFDEALEYFGTHYREHMLDTTRPYPGIEEALRHFAGKRKVILTNKRHSFALPIAEALGLTGHFDEVIGADSTPFIKPDPRLLDLVTRRFGVSPGRTAVIGDGVNDVLLAQNGGALSCAYLKGLTPREKLLALRPDRTYEDPAELVTLIR